A region of the Desulfobacter postgatei 2ac9 genome:
AACAACAGCGTTGAGAAATCCTTTCATTTATCTGCCTTTCCGTTTAAGCGTTTTCCTTGGTATAATCCGCCAGCAGCTCAAGTTTTTCCATGGCAGCCCCTGTTTCAATCGATTTTAATGCCATTTCAATCCCTTTTTCAATGGTCGGTGCGGCATCTGCGGCTACAAGGCCGGCGCCTGCATTGAGTAGGACGATATTCTGTTTCGGGCCCTTTGCCCCGGACAGAATGGCCCGGGTGATGGCGGCATTGTGTTTTGCATCGCCACCCAAAAGATCCTTGGGGTCGGCGTATTCGTCAAAATAGGTCAAGGGATCCACATCATAGGTTTTAATCATGCCGTCATTGAGTTCCGTCACCCGGGTCAGGGTTGTGGTGGTCATTTCATCCATACCGTCATGGCCGTGAACCACAAAGGCCTTTTCCACACCCAGCAGATTTAATGCCTTTCCAAACATTTCAGTTAGTTCCGGTGCATATACCCCAAGGATTTGACATGAGGCGGCTGCCGGGTTGGTTAATGGTCCGAGCATGTTGAAAATGCTTCTGATCTTACACTCCATACGGGCTTTCATGGCGTACTTCATGGATCCGTGGTACAGGGGCGCAAACATGAAACCAATGCCGATTTCGTTGATGGCCTCTTCCACAATTTCAGGGTGCACACTTAAATTAATTCCAAGTTCTTCAAGTACATCCGCAGATCCGCATTTGCTGGTGATTGACCGGTTGCCGTGTTTTGCCACGGTTATGCCCGCGCCTGCAATGACAAAGGCCGTTGTGGTGGAGATATTAAATGACCCGGAGGCGTCACCGCCTGTGCCGCAGGTGTCAATGACCTTTTTGGCAAGCGTTTGAACACGAACCGCCTTGGTCCTCATGGCCCGGGCTGCACCTGCCAGTTCCTCAAATGTCTCCCTCTTTGTGGCAAGGGCTCCCATGAATGCCCCGATCTGGGCTTCGGTGGCCTGTCCTGAAAAAATGATGTTCATCATGTTCGCCATCTGATCTTGGCTGAGATCCTGTCCGCGTACTATGGTATTCAGGTACGTTGTAAAATCCACATCATGCTCCTTTGATAAAGTTTCTGATCAGCCGTTTTCCCACGGTGGTCATGAAAGATTCCGGATGGAATTGAACTCCCTGGGTGGGGTGCTCTCTATGTCTTATACCCATGATTTCACCGTCCAGAGTTCTGGCCGTCACTTCCAGACAGTCTGGCAGGTCCGATTCCTGAACCGCCAGGGAGTGGTAACGCATCACATTAAAGGGCTTGTTGATGCCCGAAAAGATGTGTTTGCCGTCGGCTTGCACCACGGATGTTTTGCCGTGCATAATGGACTTGGCATGGATAATGGTGCCGCCAAAACTCTGGGCAATGGCCTGATGGCCTAAACACACCCCCAGTATGGGGAGTGTCCCGGACAGTTTTTGAACAAGTTCAAGACAGATGCCTGCATCCTCAGGCCTGCCCGGCCCCGGTGAGAGGATGATTGCATCAAACCCTAAGCCGGCAAGCGCTTCCACACTGATTTTATCATTTCTGAAAACCTCTGCCTGTGCCCCTGTATGCAGCACATAATGCACCAGGTTAAAGGTAAAGGAATCATAGTTGTCTATTATTGCGGTTTTCATATCTTACTATCCTTTTGGGCTTTGTGACAGAGCAAGTTTCAATGCCATCTCAACACTTTTGGCCTTGTTGATACATTCGTTCAATTCGGTTTCAGGGTCTGAGTCGTAGACAATGCCTGCCCCTGCCTGGACGGTTAACGTGTCGTTTTCCATGACAGCGGTGCGGATGGTAATGGCAAAATCCATGTTGCCGGTAAAGGAGATATACCCGGCAGCACCGCCATAAACACCCCTTTGTCGTTTTTCAAGCTTTGCTATGATCTCCATGGCCCTGATTTTGGGCGCACCGGACAAGGTGCCTGCCGGAAAGGTGGCCTTGAAAAGATCAAAGGCGTCACAATCCTCTTTTAAATCACAGGTGATATTAGAGACCAGGTGCATGACATGGGAATAGCGTTCAATGACCATGGTGTCCGTGACCTGGACCGTGCCGGCCTGGGCGACCCGGCCAAGATCATTTCGGCCCAGATCGATGAGCATCACATGTTCTGCCTTTTCCTTTTCATCATTGAGCAGATCATCGGCCAGGGCCCGGTCTTTTTGTTCACTGTTGCCCCTGGGCCTTGTGCCTGCAATGGGTCGAAGGGTTGCCACCCGGTTTTCAAGGCGAACCATGGTTTCAGGGGAAGATCCTGCAATGACCCGGTCCGTGAAGTTCATGAAAAACATGTATGGTGACGGGTTGATGTAGCGCTGGGCCCTGTAGATCAGTACGGGATCGACCGTTGTTTTGCATGAAAAGGGCTGGGAATATACCGCCTGGAAAATATCTCCCTCTACAATATGCGCCTTGATGGTTTTAACCCCTTCCATATACTCTTCGGCCGGTGTTTCCGGTGCAAGCTGTGTATCGACAACGTGGGCCGCCGTCCTGGGAACAAGCGGTTTTCCTAAATCCCTCACAAGCGTGTCAACGTTATTCCTGGCATTATCATAGACCGTGGCCGGATCATCTGTTTTGGACAGGTAACAGATATTCAGGCAGGTCAGGGTCTGTTTGATATTGTCAAAGATGATCATCTGTTCGGGAATAATAAAATGGCCGTACGGGGTGCCATCGGGCAGGGAAACATCAATATTTTCAAAAAAAGAGACCATCTCATAGGCAAAATAGCCGGTAATACCGCTCCAGAATCGCGGTAAATCAGGGATATCGGCAGGGGTGAATCCTTTGATAACGTCCCGCATCACGTTTAAAGGATCATTGTCATGTGCGATTTTTTGGGTGTCGTGGCGGGTTGTCACAAGCACATGGGTTTGAAAAATTTTAATGTGCCCAAATGCAGACACACCAAGAAAACTGTAACGCCCCCACCGTTCACCGCCTTCCACACTCTCTAAAAGGAAGCACGCTTTGTCCTTTTCATAGCATTTCTGTAGAATGGATACGGGTGTATCACTGTCTGCAAGTACCCTCGTGGCCACAGGTATGACATTGGCGGATTGAGCAAGTTTGATGAATTGGTCTTTATCCGGCAGTCTGTCTAATATCATTAAAAAATCCTCACAAAATATTTAAAATAAAAAAAAGGCTGACATGGGTGTTGTCAGCCTTGGGTCCGCAACAGCCATGAAAGTTAGTGAAAGCTGCTGCAGCGATATGTCACAAGAATCTAAAACATCTTTGATAACCGGTGCAACAGCCATTGCCATATTGGCCAGGAATGCCAGCGCCACAAATTTAGTTTCTGATGGGTTGCAAAAGTTTTCATAGGTGCCCTTACTCTATATACGTTTTTTAAAGGCCAAATTAAATGGTTTTAATAACGGTGTCAATAAAAATGTTTCTATTGGTAGAAACAAAATTTAAAACCTATAAATTAAGACCGGACAAAGATGAAAAAAAGCTGGCACTATTGGACACCGGCATTTATATATTGAATGTTTTAATTTGGATGCATCTTAAGTTTCATGATTTATGATATTGGTTCAGGACTGATTTAAATGCTTTTGATTTTCCCCCCTGTGGCAAAACCTTGTGAACCCCCGGCCGGCATTGCTCTTTTGTCTTCCGCATTAAAGGAAAATGGTATTGACTGCAAATGTGTTGATGCCAATGTGGACGGCCTTTTGTGGCTGATCAATTCTGTTGGCAAAGACAAGGCAACCGATTCCTGGACCCGTAGGGCTTTGAAAAACAGGGCAGCCGTTTTAAATGATCTTCGCAGCTCTGATCTTTACACCAATTTTGACCGATACCACCAGCGGGTCTATGACCTGAACCGGCTGGTGGCGGTATCCGTGGACCGGTCAAGATTTAGAATCAGCTTAAGTGATTATTCAGATAATCAGCTCTCTTCGGTGGACTCAAAGGCCCTGCTTGACAGTGCCGCATTATACCAGGAAAACCCCTTTTTCCCATATTTTGAAGAAAAACTTCGCCCCGTGATAGAAGGCTGGGATCATCCCTGGATCGGTATCTCCCTTTGCTATCTCAATCAGGCCTTGGTCAGCTTTGCCCTGGCCGGGTGGATCAGAGATAACTTCCCGGGTAAAATACTTGTCATGGGAGGAGGATTGATCTCTTCCTGGATGAGTCGTCCTCATTTTAACAACCCGTTTTCAAGCCTGGTTGATCACCTGGTTAAAGGGGAGGGAGAATCTGCTTTGCTCGCATTACTTGGTAAGCCCGGCATTGAGAAAAAACATTATGTGCCGGATTACGGGTTTGCCGATAACCATGATTACATTGCGCCGGCAAAAATTTTGCCTTTTCGGGGTTCCATCGGGTGTTACTGGCGCAAGTGCCGGTTCTGCCCTGAAAAGGCTGAAACACGTCCCTATTCAACCCAGCGGCCCGATCGGGTGCTTGGAGACCTTGACCTAATGGCTCAAAACCACCATCCGGATGTTGTGCATTTTATAGACAATGCCATAACGCCTGCGTTTCTGCGTACACTTTCCAGACGGACGTGTGCGTTTAAGTGGTACGGCTTTGTCCGGTTTGAAAAGGATTTTGCAGATCCTCTATTTTGCCGGGCGCTTAAGCAAAGCGGATGTGAAATGCTTAAACTCGGGCTTGAATCCGGTGATCAGAAGGTTTTGGAGGATATGGGAAAGGGGACGGATCTTGAGCTTGTGTCAGCCACCCTTGCCAATCTTAAAGCTGCAGGCATTCTTACTTTTGTTTACCTGCTCTTCGGCACCCATTATGAAGATGAGGCTGCAGCTTACCGCACTCTGGATTATATCAAGACCCATAAATCCGATATTGACTATTTGAATCTGTCCGTGTTTAATTTACCTAAGTTCAGCGAAGATGCCCAGGGGCTTGTTACCCAAGAATTTTACCATGGAGATCTCTCTTTATATCTTAATTTTGAACACCCATTGGGCTGGACCCGCCGTAATGTGAAATCGTTTATTGATAAAGAGTTTAAAAAGCAGCTGGGAGTGGGATCCAGGTTTAGAAAAAATCCGGCTTTTTTTTCATCAAACCATGCCATGTTTTTTAATCATATAGAAGAATTTTAAAGGAATTTGTCATGATTAATGGCCATGTTCTATCCACCGGAAACGAGGTTCTGCTTGGTGATATTGTGGATACCAACAGCGCATTTTTATGCCGGCAGCTTAAAAGTTCAGGAATAACCGTTATAAAAACAACGGCTGTGCGTGATGATATGGCAGCCATTGTACGGGAGATTCAAAGCATCGCATCTGCCGCAGATATCTGTGTGATGACAGGTGGCCTCGGACCGACACCCGATGATTTAACGGCTGCGGCCTTGGCTGAAGCTGCGGGGGTGAAAATTGAGTTGGATACCGCAGCCCTGGAGTCCATGAAAAAGTATTTTGATAAACGCGGGTTCGATCTTACCCCCGCCAATGAAAAACAGGCCATGCTGCCCAAAGGCGCAAAGTTTCTGGAAAATCTTCATGGTACGGCTCCCGGGATTTCCATGACCATCAACAAGTGCCGTTTTTTTTGTATGCCCGGTGTCTCCCGGGAAATGGAGCGGATGTTTGATTTGAAAGTGAGACCCAAATTGTATGAAATGACCGGTCATGCCGGTGAAATCCAAATCATCCGCCTGATGCTGTTTGGCATGCCTGAATCAAGGGTTGGACAGATCCTTTCAGGTTTTGGGCTGCAGTTTCCCGAAATTCATTTGGGTTTCAGGGTCAGATTCCCCATGATTGAGGTGAAGTTGTCCCTGCTTAAAGAGGTCGTGTCCGATTCCGAAGAGGGCATGGATGGCGCCAGGCAGATGAAGCAGGCCAAACTATGGGTGATGGAACAGCTTGGATCTATAGTCATTTCAGACCAGGGGCTGACCCTGGCCCAGGAAGTGGGGCGGCTTTTGAAAAAGTGCGGGCAGACGCTCAGTGTGGCTGAATCCTGCACCGGCGGACTTGTGGCTCACCTGATCACGGATGTGCCGGGCGCCTCTGACTATTTTTTGTTTTCAGCCACCACCTATGCCAACTCCGCCAAAGAAACAATTCTTAACGTCTCCCGGGAAACCCTGGAAAAAAATGGGGCGGTGGATGAAACCACTGCCCTTGAAATGGCGATTGGCGTCAGAACAGCCGGCGGGTCAGACTGGGCCGTGTCTACCACGGGCATTGCCGGCCCTTCCGGTGGAACCGAAGCCAAACCTGTGGGAACCGTATGCATTGGGGTGGCAGGTCCGTCGGGGTCGAATTCCCAAAGGTTTCTGCTGGATCGCGGAGACCGTGAGCGCAACAAACAACTGTTTGCCGCCATGTCCCTTGAGATGCTGCGCAGGGAACTTGTGAAAAACTATTGAAGACTAAATATTATACCTTTTTACAAACACAACGTGCTGAAGCACTGTTTTTTTTCCAAGCCCGAAGGCTTGGTTTTCCACACCTTAAGGGGGGTTTTATGAAAAAATTGATTGTCACGGGTGTTGTTATTGTTTTATCGGCCGCTCTTTTTTCATGCGCAACCATGCAGACGAATCAGGAGAGAGGAACGGCTGTGGGGGCAGGTACCGGCGCAGCCGTCGGCGCCATTCTAGGCCAGGTCATTGGCAGAGACACGCAATCCACACTTATCGGTGCTGGTATCGGTGCTGCCATCGGCGGGCTTACAGGTAATCAGGTCGGTAAATATATGGACCTGCAGGAGCAAGAGTTGCGACATGCAGTTGGCGCTTCCGAATCGGCAAGTATAGAGCGTGAGCAGGATATTTTAAGGGCAACCTTTAAAGAAGAAGCTTATTTTGATTATGACTCAACTCGTTTGAAACCAGGGGCATATTCAGAACTGACAAGGATTGCGGACATTTTAATCAAGTATCCCCATTCCCGCATTGAAGTAGCCGGGCATACTGACACCAAAGGTTCGGAAGAGTATAACCAAAGATTATCAGAACGAAGAGCGCAAGTTGTCGCAAACCAATTAATTGACAACGGCGTTTCAGCCCAAAGAATCATGGCCGTGGGTTATGGGGAGTCCCGGCCAATTTCTTCCAATGACGCAATGAATCGTCGCGTAGAAATCATTATTAAGCCGGTAGTGGAAGGCTCTTTTTAACTACATAAAAAATATTTCAGATGGACACTTTGTGGCTGATGTTATGATCAAGCCTATTTTTTAAATACAGATTTATACCAGGCAGTCATTTTTTTTTCAAAATCCTGCTGGTGTGCCCGGATTGTCATCTGATGATTTCCGCCGTCATGAAGTACCATCTCTTTGGGGGGCTGCATGGCGGCGTAAATGCGTTCTGCATTTTCCACGGGGACCACCTCGTCGGCAGTGCCATGGAAAATCATGACATGGTGCAAGGCCTTTACCTGGTCTGAAAGGTCATACAAAAGGTTTTCCTTGAAAAAATCCAAAGAAAGGGCAGGGCGCTTGTTATTCCCTGCCAGGGGAATCCTTGTTATGGTCCGGGTATTCACGGGGGACGCACACAAAACAGCGCCCTGAATACTGACGCCTGAACGTTCAAGATCCTGCCAGGCGCTGATACAGGTGGCACCACCCATACTGGAGCCAAACAGGGCAACCCGATTTGATGTAACCCCCATTTTAAGAACATGATCCACTGCCGCACAAAAATCCCTTGTGCGGTTTTCAAGAGAGGTCTCCTTAAGGAAATTGCCCTGGCTGTCGCCGCATCCCCTGTGGTCAAAACGCAAAAAGGCTATCTTATTTGCAGGCAGAACCTTTGATAAAAGCACCTGTTTTGCAGAGTTTCTGCTGCCTTCAAGACCATGGGAACCGACAACAAGGGGGGGGATGGGCCTTTTGGGAAGGTGAAGGGTGCCTTTCAAGTTGAATCCATCAACTATAAAATTTATTTCTACGATTTTCATCTTGTCTTTATATTCATATCCTTGTATATTTATCGCCTTTTTCAACAATTAATATAATCACAAAATATAGTATAAAATGCCTGTTAAAAAAAGCAAAACCTACGAACTTGACATTATTGACCTTGCCTTCGGGGGAAAGGGTCTGGCTAAACCCGATGGATTTCCCGTGTTTGTGGACCGGTGTATTCCAGGAGACCGGGTTTTTGTAAAGATTTTCAAAAAAAAGAAATCCTGGGCCGAAGGACGGCTCATCAATATTGTCAATCCTTCGCCCCTGCGCCAGGAAGCAAGATGCGAGTATAACCGGTTTTGCGGGGGGTGCAAATGGCAGCAACTGCCTTACGAGCGCCAGCTTGAATACAAGAAGCGCCATGTGCTTGAGTCTCTGGCGCACATCGGACGCTTGAAAGATGTGCGGGTGATGGATGTTGTGCCCTCGGATTATATCTATGAATACCGGAATAAAATGGAGTTTTCCTGCTCTTCCATGCGTTGGCTTCTGCCGGACGAACTCTCTGATGACACCGTCAAAAAGGGCTTTGGCATTGGATTGCATGTGCCCGGCACCTTTGACAAAGTGATTGACATTCATACCTGTCATATTATGCCGGCTCTTGGTAATGAAATCTTAGAAACCATCCGTGGCTTTGTGGCCGAATCCGGTCTTGACGCATATCATCTGCGCAACCACGAGGGCTTTTGGCGTTTTGTCATGCTAAGGCATTCCGTGGCCCGGGACCAGTGGATGGTCAATCTTGTGACCAGTGAAAAAAAGCCTGATATCATTGAAGCCTTAAGCAGGCAACTTGTGGAAAAATTCAGTCAGATACGCTCCATTGTCAATAATATTACAGATTCCCGATCAGGGGTCTCCACGGGTAAGGAAGAGATCCTTATGCATGGAGAAGATCATCTGATCGAACAGCTTGGTGAGTATCAGTTCAAAATTTCGGCAAACTCTTTTTTCCAGACAAATACCCGGGCCTGTGAAAAATTGTATACAAAAGTCAGTGAATATGCGGGTCTTGACGGATCCCAAACAGTCCTGGATCTGTATTCAGGTACCGGGACCATTCCCATCTGGCTTTCCGGCCAGGCAAAAAAAATATACGGTATTGAAATTGTCCACTCTGCTGTGGTTGACGCACGGGAAAATGTAAGTTTGAACGGCATCAATAACTGCACCTTTCTGGAAGGGGACATCAAGGATGTTTTTGGACAGGTCCCCGAAAAGCCGGATGTGATCATCATTGATCCGCCCAGGGTGGGTATGCACAAGGATGTGGTGGGACATGTGCTGGCCAATTCTCCGGGCAAAATCGTCTATGTCTCCTGCAATCCTGCAACCCTTGCCAGGGACCTTGAAATGCTCGCCTCACGTTACGCCGTAGTAGAAGTGACACCTGTGGATATGTTCCCCCATACCTATCATATTGAATCCGTGGCGTTGCTTGTGAGAAAAAGTTAGTGTTTGAACGAAAAGTGACCCATCTGCGGCGTTGCATAAAAATTTCCAATCCTCACATACTTTAGTATGCTCCGGTTGTAAATTTTTATGCGCCTTGCATCTGGGCAACTTTTCGGCCAAACACGGGTTTCCGTTCAGGAACAAGTTAAGGACTTAGGTCCCTGCGCCCATGGATAGAATGGCCTCTCCCAGGGCTTTGCCGCCGTCGTCGTTGCCATCTTCTTTCGGCTCATTGAACAAGCAGGTTAGAATAAGCATGTCATCATTTCTTTCAGTTGTGATTTTATATGGCTGTTTGTGAAAAAGGCGGATCATGCCTTTGTTATGTGGAGAAGTATAGGCGATCAATCCTTTAATACCGTTGTCAATGGCCCCTTGATTGAGTTTTTTCTGTAAGACGTTGGCAATTCCCATGCCCTGGTATTCTTTTGATACGGAATAAGCAACTTCGGCCATGTTAATGATGGTGTTTCTAAAATACTCGCCCACAGCAATAATTTTTTCAAATCCCAGTTCACCTATGGTCGCGACAATGGTCAGGTCATTGATATAATCAATTTCATAGGTGGTTTCAATTTGGTCATAGGCAAAACTTTTTTTCTCATGAAAAAATCTAGAAACAATATCCCCGCGATTCATGGTGTAATAGTGTTCCTGGATAAACCGTTCATCCGTCGGTTTTGCCGCTCTGAATGTAATGGGGATATCTTTTATAACAATGGTTTCCTCATATTTAAGCGGGTAGACGCCCTTAATGGCCTCTTTAAATTTGCGGTCACTGTCAATCAGGCCCATCTCCTTGCCTGCGGCAAACAGTTCATCCCTGAAATCCGGATGGGCAATGGATACCAGCGCCAGTACCCGTTCCTGAAGTGTTTTGCCAAAAAGATTCACCACCCCGTATTCTGTTGCCACAAACTGGACATCTCCTCTTGGGACCACCACAGCGTGTTCTGCTAAACGGGGAACGATCCGGCTTTTTTGCCCGTGATCCATGGTAGAGGTCATCATAAGGATGGATTTTCCACCCTCTGACATAGCTGCTCCCCGGGTGAAGTCAAGCAGCCCATTTATTCCTGTGTAGTTGTTAAACGGCAGGGCATCGGCAGCCACCTGGCCGGTTAAATCAATGGCCATGGCCGTGTTCAGGGTAACCATTTTATTATGGCGACCGATGATACCCGGGTTGTTGGTATAATCCGACGGGTAAAATTCAATGGAAGGGTTGTCGTCAAGGAAGTCATAGAGCAGTCTGGAGCCTACGGCTGCGCTGGCCACAAGTTTGCCGTTATTAAACCCTTTCTTCTTATTCGTGATGACCCTGATGGAAAAAAGATGCATGATTGCATCTGACAGGTATTGTGAATGAATTCCAATATCGTTTTTATTTGATAATGCCAACATAACTGCCTCAGTGGTTAAACTAAGACTTGTTTGGATGGTTGAACCGTCTTCAATGAGACGTGAAATATGTTTGGCAATAATATTGTTCGACTCATGTTCAGGACGCGGCTGGATGGTTAAAAGCGGATCCTCATGTTCCACAATATAGTCAACATCATTAACATGGATAAAACTTCTGCCCAGGACCCGGGGCATTTGGGGGTTGATCTGGCATATCACAATATCAGCAGTTTCGCAGGCCGAAAGATTAATGTCCACGGAAATTCCAAGACTCATCCATCCAAAGTCATCGGGCGGAGAGGCCTGGATCAGCGCCGTATTCAACGGCATGAGCCCGGATTTGAACAGGTACGGAATCTGGGACAGGTTCGCAGGCGTAATAAATTTTTGATTTTTTTTGATAATCTTTGGTCCGCAGGATCCTAAATAAAAGGATCTGATATTGAACTGCTGGGAGTGGGGCTCATTAGCGATAAGCGTCAGTGGGCCGTTTTCAATGCTGAGCAGGCGCACGATTTCAAGATCGGTCAATCTTGCGGAAATAGCGGATAACTCTTTGACAAGGTGCTGGGGTTCAGCACAGGATGAGCCTATAAATACGCGTTGACCAGGCCGGATATGTTTCAGGGCCTCCTGGGCGCTGCAGCGTTTATAGATGTAGGAATCCGCCCAGTAAGTGGCTTTTTTCATGCTCGCCCCCCCCCTCCAATATTTATTGCCTGCTTGAAGACGGCTTTTATCTTTCGTATTTAAAGGCAACTATGGTTTTACAAAAAAATGTAAAGACGGGGAATATCATATATAATAATTATACGATTGTGAATATTAAACTAAGCTTAAAGCCCATTTAAATAAGGACTGAATAACGGCTAAATTTGTTTGCACAGCCTGTGGATGGTCTGGGCATGCCAATGCCCCCTGCCGGAAAATGTCGGAATCCCTTTATCTCTTAAGTATTCAGCAATCGTGGCAAATGTGGCGCCTTGATCTCGCATTCTGTTTATGGTGGAGATGATGTCATCCTTGGTGTAATGGGTGCCCGAGGCATAGCTGGTTGTTGCTATTGGCATCTCATCCGGGCCTTGGCTGTTTTTCATAAGCGTTTTCAAGGATTCAAAAAAATCAGCCATGGCATTTTGCTGGCGTATCTGTGATTCCATGAGCATCTCACTTACCGCTGCTATACGGCCCATTTCTTTGACCAGTTGGATGGTGCTTTCGGCAATAACCGGGATTAGGTCCTCAATATCCTCTCTCCTTGCTTTTTTTTCCGGAATGGCACTTGACCGGTTAAAGGCGGAGGCTCTCCTGTCTTTTGGCGTACGCCGTTCTCCAGGTGTAAAGTAATTACTGTCCATGTTTTTTCTAACGGACGAGATTTCCTTTTTACCGGAATTTCTCAGATTTTTTAAAAAATCGTTCAATGATGTTTCCTCCGTATGGTTAAGATCCCGCAAAAATTCGCAATAGAAATTGCTAAGTATCTTGCTATGTGTCGGGAAATAGAACTTAACGTAAGAATACAGTTCAATAATACTGAGAGACTTGAGTAACGCTCCTGAATGTTAAATGAATGAACTTCAGCCGGATTATCGAACATTACCTATTTAAGAGCAAAACAGCACAATATTAAATTTTTTAACACATGTTTATGAATAAAGTCAAAACTTTTTAATGAATTGACGAAAAAGGATGTGTGACGGGCGAACCAGCAATTGTTTGTCCGGCATCCGGCACGAAAGTATGCAGATGCCGGAGAAAGATTATGATGCTTTAGCGCGTTGTGCCCCAAGCCTGTAATTTATAATATCTTCAACTGTGAGCATTGTAAAACTGTTGTCTATGGCAAATTGTGCTGCTTTAGGGAGCCGGATCATGGTTCCGTCGGGGTTTGTAAGTTCACACAAAACCCCGTATGGGGGTAAACCAGCCAGGGTCATAAGATCAACTGTGGCCTCGGTATGGCCCGCACGTTCAAGTACTCCGCCAGGTTTTGCCTGTAACGGAAAAATATG
Encoded here:
- a CDS encoding alpha/beta hydrolase, which gives rise to MKIVEINFIVDGFNLKGTLHLPKRPIPPLVVGSHGLEGSRNSAKQVLLSKVLPANKIAFLRFDHRGCGDSQGNFLKETSLENRTRDFCAAVDHVLKMGVTSNRVALFGSSMGGATCISAWQDLERSGVSIQGAVLCASPVNTRTITRIPLAGNNKRPALSLDFFKENLLYDLSDQVKALHHVMIFHGTADEVVPVENAERIYAAMQPPKEMVLHDGGNHQMTIRAHQQDFEKKMTAWYKSVFKK
- a CDS encoding B12-binding domain-containing radical SAM protein, producing MLLIFPPVAKPCEPPAGIALLSSALKENGIDCKCVDANVDGLLWLINSVGKDKATDSWTRRALKNRAAVLNDLRSSDLYTNFDRYHQRVYDLNRLVAVSVDRSRFRISLSDYSDNQLSSVDSKALLDSAALYQENPFFPYFEEKLRPVIEGWDHPWIGISLCYLNQALVSFALAGWIRDNFPGKILVMGGGLISSWMSRPHFNNPFSSLVDHLVKGEGESALLALLGKPGIEKKHYVPDYGFADNHDYIAPAKILPFRGSIGCYWRKCRFCPEKAETRPYSTQRPDRVLGDLDLMAQNHHPDVVHFIDNAITPAFLRTLSRRTCAFKWYGFVRFEKDFADPLFCRALKQSGCEMLKLGLESGDQKVLEDMGKGTDLELVSATLANLKAAGILTFVYLLFGTHYEDEAAAYRTLDYIKTHKSDIDYLNLSVFNLPKFSEDAQGLVTQEFYHGDLSLYLNFEHPLGWTRRNVKSFIDKEFKKQLGVGSRFRKNPAFFSSNHAMFFNHIEEF
- a CDS encoding OmpA family protein — its product is MKKLIVTGVVIVLSAALFSCATMQTNQERGTAVGAGTGAAVGAILGQVIGRDTQSTLIGAGIGAAIGGLTGNQVGKYMDLQEQELRHAVGASESASIEREQDILRATFKEEAYFDYDSTRLKPGAYSELTRIADILIKYPHSRIEVAGHTDTKGSEEYNQRLSERRAQVVANQLIDNGVSAQRIMAVGYGESRPISSNDAMNRRVEIIIKPVVEGSF
- a CDS encoding CinA family nicotinamide mononucleotide deamidase-related protein is translated as MINGHVLSTGNEVLLGDIVDTNSAFLCRQLKSSGITVIKTTAVRDDMAAIVREIQSIASAADICVMTGGLGPTPDDLTAAALAEAAGVKIELDTAALESMKKYFDKRGFDLTPANEKQAMLPKGAKFLENLHGTAPGISMTINKCRFFCMPGVSREMERMFDLKVRPKLYEMTGHAGEIQIIRLMLFGMPESRVGQILSGFGLQFPEIHLGFRVRFPMIEVKLSLLKEVVSDSEEGMDGARQMKQAKLWVMEQLGSIVISDQGLTLAQEVGRLLKKCGQTLSVAESCTGGLVAHLITDVPGASDYFLFSATTYANSAKETILNVSRETLEKNGAVDETTALEMAIGVRTAGGSDWAVSTTGIAGPSGGTEAKPVGTVCIGVAGPSGSNSQRFLLDRGDRERNKQLFAAMSLEMLRRELVKNY
- a CDS encoding anthranilate synthase component I produces the protein MILDRLPDKDQFIKLAQSANVIPVATRVLADSDTPVSILQKCYEKDKACFLLESVEGGERWGRYSFLGVSAFGHIKIFQTHVLVTTRHDTQKIAHDNDPLNVMRDVIKGFTPADIPDLPRFWSGITGYFAYEMVSFFENIDVSLPDGTPYGHFIIPEQMIIFDNIKQTLTCLNICYLSKTDDPATVYDNARNNVDTLVRDLGKPLVPRTAAHVVDTQLAPETPAEEYMEGVKTIKAHIVEGDIFQAVYSQPFSCKTTVDPVLIYRAQRYINPSPYMFFMNFTDRVIAGSSPETMVRLENRVATLRPIAGTRPRGNSEQKDRALADDLLNDEKEKAEHVMLIDLGRNDLGRVAQAGTVQVTDTMVIERYSHVMHLVSNITCDLKEDCDAFDLFKATFPAGTLSGAPKIRAMEIIAKLEKRQRGVYGGAAGYISFTGNMDFAITIRTAVMENDTLTVQAGAGIVYDSDPETELNECINKAKSVEMALKLALSQSPKG
- a CDS encoding anthranilate synthase component II; protein product: MKTAIIDNYDSFTFNLVHYVLHTGAQAEVFRNDKISVEALAGLGFDAIILSPGPGRPEDAGICLELVQKLSGTLPILGVCLGHQAIAQSFGGTIIHAKSIMHGKTSVVQADGKHIFSGINKPFNVMRYHSLAVQESDLPDCLEVTARTLDGEIMGIRHREHPTQGVQFHPESFMTTVGKRLIRNFIKGA
- the trpD gene encoding anthranilate phosphoribosyltransferase, producing the protein MDFTTYLNTIVRGQDLSQDQMANMMNIIFSGQATEAQIGAFMGALATKRETFEELAGAARAMRTKAVRVQTLAKKVIDTCGTGGDASGSFNISTTTAFVIAGAGITVAKHGNRSITSKCGSADVLEELGINLSVHPEIVEEAINEIGIGFMFAPLYHGSMKYAMKARMECKIRSIFNMLGPLTNPAAASCQILGVYAPELTEMFGKALNLLGVEKAFVVHGHDGMDEMTTTTLTRVTELNDGMIKTYDVDPLTYFDEYADPKDLLGGDAKHNAAITRAILSGAKGPKQNIVLLNAGAGLVAADAAPTIEKGIEMALKSIETGAAMEKLELLADYTKENA